A window of Centroberyx gerrardi isolate f3 chromosome 19, fCenGer3.hap1.cur.20231027, whole genome shotgun sequence genomic DNA:
TGTATACTAACAGTTGCCATTTTATGGTCTTTAAGGATTGAACTTATGTATAAACTGTTAATACTAACAGACTGCACAATGGTGGTAAATACATTGAAATATAATTAGGATTATATTAGGATTTCCTGGCTTAACTATAAAACATTGCTGAAAGAAAACAGTAAGTGTATTTTTTGAACATGTCAAATTTTTATTGGGCAAAAacatcataaattaaaaaaatgtgtgtagAAAATGTTTAACAGGTTTAGAAATTCTGTATACAACTATGTACAGGCAAGGATCCATTGTGAGCCAATAAAGTAACAAAGCTATGCATGTCAAATTAAATTACTAATGCAATTTAAGAAATAACATCCACTGCATTCAGGACTCAGACGATCATGCCAAACTTCAGTAGATACATTAAAAACGCTCAGCTTCTGTCCTACTTACATCCACCAGCTGGGTGTGGCTGCACACAGGAGCAAACACAGCACAAGGTGAAGGGTTTTGTTTCACAATGAGCATCTCacattaggaaaaaaacattacaaagcaATTGCAGGCATTATAGTAAGTCACTGTTAAATAGTATGGATGTTGTTGGCCGTCTTTACACCTTTGCTTACAGAATAGTAACACTTGAAAGGATATAgtgatttgcattttttttaaatattgagcagTGAACTTCAGGAAACATTTTTCCTCAACAATAATGTATTgtgtaatgaaatgaaacttcTCAAATGTCATCTTGCTTCGTAACGCACTTGAGGTAGTACACCtgtgagagaagacagaagggagagggagcagcaacgacaaaaaacaaaaagcaacaacaaaagaTTAACTTGGGAATTCCAGAGCGAATAGCTTCAGTTCCATACTCCTCTTTAAATTAGTGGGTCTTCACTAGCTAATTGAAAGCAAGTTAATAGCTCacaacacatttattttcataagcatgttgaatattcatttattgttcaaatatacaaaaatacaaaaggaTTTATAAGGGACCAAGTGCCATcactattttcattttttacccTGCACCAAAGAACTCTCCCTCAACGACCATAAAATACACGAACAGCACAAATAAACaatatggaaacaaacaaacgaatGTAATAGCAGGATAAAAACATTTTGGTCACAGCACCTCTGCCgttacaaataaaaacatgaaattccAAGAGACTGAATGGGGAGGAAGgtttgggggaggaggggggggtggggatgcATCAAGTGACTACATATAAAAACTACCTTTTTGGGTAAATGTCACCAGCACCTTCATAAAAGTAACACAGAAAAAATATCCAACTCCCTGCTCACCAGATGCGTGGTATCCAGAGTGTAGACACAGACAGTTAAAATATAGCTGCGCTAAAATGTACACAAGAGTGCCTTGAGTCAGATGCGTTTGTTTTGTCTCGTCTGCTACATGCGCCGATGCTAGCAGAGAAGGTCATGGCAGAGTAAGGTGCTAAATAAAggtttctcttccttctccattGTAAGTTTGTATTTACAGAGACACACGTCCGCTAGCATAATAATGGATCCCTCTCTGAGAATAAACTGCAGTCAGGGGATTTCAGCTTGCACCATTTTGTAGCAGGTAATAATTTGCCACCCGAAAAAGCGTCTGGTGTCTGGCCCCAGTTCCAGCAGAGGCCGTTCACGAcagattcaaaaacacaggaattAAAGAATGTGGTGTGCGAGATGGTAAACCATTATACAAGTCCAAAAATACTGCAGTTTCATTAAATAACCTGCGCTTCCTCATAGACCAACAATCCAGTAGTCTAAGCAATTAAATCACATAAATAGTCTTCATCCAGTATGGCTCTGATTTGGTTTCTGCGAATGAAAACAGCAGTTCAGAGGAACTCTAGGACAGAAGTCAGAAATTGCGCGCTGTCCCCGCACCAGTCTATAAATTAAGCTTCCTACAAAGTGAAGACTTCCAATAGATTAGTTCTTCGCGTGTATCAGCGACCTCACTCTGTCACGGCAGTCGCCTCATCATTTCATTCAAGTCTATCGTCAATTCAAGTACTTCAAACAAGATGGCTGTTGGTAGCGTGCGTCGGTGTGCGTGTCGGTTGTACTAGTTGAGGAAGCGACGGCAGCGCCTCGCCCCGCAGTTGCAGTGCAGCTTGTTGTTCTCGTCCTCGATGGGGAACTTGTAGTCGTAGGTCAGCTCTTCGCCCCTGTAGATCTTCCTCAGGGCGAAGATCACGATGTGCTTGTGGCCGTCCACGTTGATGACGCGGGAGTAGCAGTTGGGCTCGCACGAGTGGTTGATGAAACGGGCCGCGTTGCCGTGCATCGTCGCGTCCACCACGTCGAAGTCGTCGATGCGGAACATGTAGCAGCCGATGCCCTGGTGGACGGCACGTAAACAACAGGGTTTAGTGAGAAGTCCAGCTTGTGTAGAATAATGTTTTTTCCAAGTAATTTAATCGCCATATTACACAATGTAATTTGGATTTAGTTTCTTTGCATATCCCTCTGATACACATggacacattttcacaaaaagCCACCCTACCACCATGATGATGACagtgttgtatattatgtttaCTGACCTTGCTGTCATAATATTTCTCCCGTTTATCCGTCAGCACAGACCGAATGACGGTACCAGCGTACTCGATCACCATCTCTCCAGCCTCTATGTTCCTCTTGCAGAACAGGCCACGCCCATCAATTGCAGATCTGTGATGATTAGAGTAGGGAATGGAGTAATTAGTTTGAACATACAATCTTTTTTTAAGCGTTTATAAACACTCATGTTCCTTTGTCATTTGTTATCCATTACCTGTAAACTCCCACTGCTTCCTTGGAGGTTTTCTCCAGGTGTCTGAATCGCATCGCCATGGGAAGCTCAGTGCTGGTGGCTCGCCTGTGGGAGTGGGACATGGAAAATGTGGTGTCATGGACATGGACAGCTGCTGAGATACTTTATCCAGTGTGCACTAGGTTCAAAATACCTGCTAGATTTCAGCGGGAaatcatcatcctcttcatcacaggGGCCCGACATGTCAGGGAGCTCTCTGTGCTGCGATGCCAGGAAGTTGAACATATCAAAGGTTGACTTCCTATATGGTGAAAGACGAAGAAAGTTTGTCAAAACATCAAATCCAATTCATTTGAAGTGTATATGCCACAGAATTTACGCAAAACACTATAGACAGACACTGAGGACAGTAAAGAAAGCAAGCACAAATTTTTCTATAATAACAGCAATCGTAAAATCATAAGCATCAATGGCTGACAAAAATCAGACCAAATCTCAAAATTACATCAAAATCTGTATTAGCAAGCCTTCAAAATCCATGAAAATCTTCTTGAAACAAAAGCAAAGATTTACGTCCATTAGTCCTAATTTACAGGCGATACAGGTGAAGAGGTTGTGTCTGTACCGTGTGTAGACCTCAGCCCGGGCGCAGCCGCTGGGGTTGAGGGGCAGCTCCTCCTCGGTGTCGTCACAGCGGTGGAAGCGGAAGCGGTGGTGCTTGCAGCTGGCGGCGCcctgcagctgctccagcaGAAAGATGACCGCATCGTGGATGACGCCCAGCACGCGCGGCCCGCTCATCCCGGACAGAGGCAGCTGCTTCAGGTGGAAGCCTGCCCGCGCCTCCAGGACACCGTCGATCACCGCACGCCACGCaactgagggaggacagagacGGGAAGGGTGTGAGAGCCTGGCCCAACTGAACACAAACCTAACACTTTTCCCCCACTTAGTTGTGGGTGTCAAGTGTCAAGTGGacaagtgtttgtttttaaacctTCATCGACTTTATTTAtgcaacaaaaaaagacaatttctgTCAAATAATATAGATACTAGCAGAATGCAGGctagttaaaaataaaaacaagtagCTCTTACCCTCTATGCTGTCAGCCTTAACGCTAAAGCCATCGTCACTGGTGATTTCAAAACGCAGGTGGGGCTGGTTCATGTATGTCCTGTTGTTGTGTTTAGGTGCTGGTGTATCCTCTTCTGAGCTAAAACCTGGAGAAtgtaaaaacaatttaaaaattttTATTCAACTCTATAATCAAATAGCACAATTGAGAGGGTGTGTCACACTTTTTTGGACACAGTTATAATGATGCTGATTCgacaaacaagcaaatgttgaaaaaagaaagaaataaaaaagttgattttgtgttttcccATGTTTCCCATGTAATGTTTGGTCACGCACCTGAATAAGGGCCCCATTCAGAGAGGTCTCCATGGCGAGCGCTGACCCACATGTGCGTTTTACCCTGAATGTCGCTGTTACTTTCAGTGCAGGCAGGCGGACCCTCTACCTGGGGAGGCCTaggcagacaggacagacaaacAACACTGAATGTGATTTTGAAGCACAAATGTCAAGACAATGCAAGAGACCTTCACTTGAAAGGTGCTAAATCAAGGATTTTCACCAGCCTGAATACAACCCAGTGAAATGCCACTAGCTGTGCCAAGTTCTGTGAGGTCAATTCAATCAACAGATTTCACTATTTCTAGCAATGTTCTAATTGGGATAGACGATTAATCTTGAGATAAGAAATTTTTAGTAACAAGATTGGCTGATACTAACAATTCTAGTTTACCCATATAAATATGtcagaatatatatttttaagagAGTTTGTGCAATTGCTCATCTTCAAAACAATTTCTCTCTATGCTACTTTAGAGCACAGTGAATTTGTACATGGAGTCAGTTTTGGCATAGCTACATGATGCATCACAAGCGACATAGACAAGAATAATTTACCAGTAAATGAACAGAACAAATAGACTAACCTGATAGGTTTTGGAGATGCGGCGTATTGATGCAGAGTATTGATCTTTGATCGCTCAGCTTCATCAGGCACCTTCTGCTGGTCAAGATCAAGAATCTCCTTCATTGTTGGAGCCTTCATTCTCACACCACTCGCTCTGTGGAAAGGAAGCAAGATATCTTAGACCAAGACCCAAACGcaaagaatttaaaataatatttacCATTATCTGGTTGTTAAAACATATAGGTAAAACTTTTTTATTGTAGGCTTGTACATGGTGTTCACTTTGTAAATATGGACTTTATGCCCTCAGATATTATGTTTTAAATCAGGCATGTTTTAAGTCggacttgttttttttagttttaaatacTATGCAATTACATATTAAGGACTGTTATTTAAGTAagcatcaaaatcaaatcaaaaggtTCCCAAAGATTCCCACCCCTATTGATCAATGTTTGAAATCAACCATAATTATCCAGTTCAATTATACCACTAATTACCCCCATTAAATTTAATGAGCCAACCTATTTTAGGTTTATTATTTGATCTCTGAATATTATTTGagcttttttccaaaatgtatacATTGATGTAAAAAGAGCCAAGAATGAGTTGAGTTGGAAATGAACGTTGACTAGTCATCAAaactgaagggaaaaaaaatatccgtTTTCTCTTTCAAAAGTGATTTGAGAATGTTTTCTGTTGGTCCTCATTTTGGTTCACTAGttatattcatttaaaaaaagtctaaaaacaTCCTTGATCCTTTCTATACTGCAGTGGAAAGAAACTAAAATCAGAAATGTTTTCATACCTGGCTTCATTTAGGCCATCCAGCTCACTTGAGGGATCCTTCAAGAAGTCCATCTTGCATCTCTTCCTGCCAGGCCTTTCAGACACAGATGACACTCTCTTGATGCGCACCTGGGAGCGTGACGAGGCAGACATGTTGGGCTCACTGAGGACGGCACTAGAAGGCTCTGGGAATGCAACGGGTAACTGCTCCTGGTGCTGTGTCACCGGGAACTGGGATGGGGTTTTGGCATTTGGCCGTCGAGCGGTGCTCAGGATGATCGGCTGAGTCCTTGCCATCTCTCGGTGGCTAGCCATGGCTCTCTCTATAATAGCTTGGGCGGTGCATCCTTGGATGCTGGACAAGCCTGGCTCAGAGATATTCTTGACCCTGACGGCAGCTGTAGTCCCTCCACTGTTCACAGGCACCGCTCTGACAATGACTCTCCCATCAGATGTGGTTGTGTGGTTGCTGGCAGGGGCGCTGTTTGTGCCAGAGGGGCTGGGGCGATGCTTTATTAACACACGGGGGACAGAGCGCTGCAAGGTATTACCGCTGTGGAGCATCTTGGCAATCTGGCTTATTCTGTTGTAGGCAGGCGAGTTTGAACTAAGTGACTGATAAGTGTTAGATCTTGGGTCTTTGATCAGAATCTGACCTTGACGGTTGACCAGCAGGACCTGAGGGGGCGGGGCAGCGGACGGAGCCGAGTTGGAGGCACCAGCCTGAGCGGGGATCACCAATGGCTGCTGAGTTCCTGGCTTGGAGTTGTCGAAGCGGATGGCGATGGTTCTGCCCCGTGTTGCTCCAGGTTGTATAGGTAAAGAGTTTAAGCCATTGATCACAATGGGGGAGGTGACTGTCCGTGGTACTGCACGAAAACTGGCAGGGGAAGTGGAAGCGGAGGCAATATTTACAGTCTGTGCAGATCGAGGGGGCAAAGTCAACTTGGGGAGTTTGCTTTGCTGTGGAAGACATGGTTTTGGTGACAAGCGTTTCATGTTTGCTGTCAGTGTACTTTTTTGTATAGGTTTGACAATAATGGTTTTCACCTGTGCTATGGGAGATTTTTTGGCTCTAGGCTCCGGGGAGTAGTCAGGATCATCCGAATCATCTTTATATCCAACAACTGAGTCGGCTGATGAACTACTGTCATCGTTATCAAGGCCTGTATTGTTAGCTAGGTACACTACAGAACCATCATCAGCAGAAATAAAATGGCCTGTAGCTGGATCCAAAACAACCTCTTTTTGAGAGGCTGCTGTCTCAGAGTCCAACAGAACCTCTTCTTGAACTGACAAGTCGTTTGAGACGCAGGCGTCAAGAACAGGAGGTGGTGGTTCTGCCTGAGACTCTGGCTCACACACCGATGTCGTTTCTTGCTCAACTGATGATTTTGTGTACATGGATTCCAGTCTCTTCAGAGCAACTGTCACTGTTTTAGTGGGTGTAGTTTGGTTGCTGTGAATTTTTGTCTCATCACTTTCTCCTCCTGCGTCCTGAGCATCATCATCGACTGCCTCGCTTCCATCACTGTCTGACCCACCGTCAGCCCCATCTAACTGTGAGATGGACTGTGTtggaggaggctgagggagaCCTGAGTGGTCCGAGTCATTGGATGCCTCACAGACCACCACTGTGCGGGAAAACTTCAAATAATGACTGGAATCTTCATCTGCAGAGCCATGCTCCTGATTATCTACCTGCATTTCCTCGTGTTGCGCCtcaccctccacctcccctctccctccttgtgCTCCGCAGTGAAGTGCCACATTCTCATTGAGCAGGGCCTCATCAAACTCAAGCTTAGCGTTCAACATAGAGGCCACTGCTACCTCGGTGTCAGCATCAAACACAGTGTAGGGCAGCTCCTGGGCCATCAAGTGGGCTACTTCCTCCTCCAGGCTATCAGGGGCGAGGGAGATTCCATTGGTGGTGGCCACTGCTGCGTCTTCTGCCTCGGATGAGGCTAGGAAGTCTTGGGGAACCTCGGCAGACACTGGTGTGGTAATTTTGAAGAACTGTCTGCCTCTAGGGGAGTGGGTGATGGCAACCTGCCGAGGTGACAGCCCTGCAGAAATGCTAGAGGGAGACGTGGGTGGGGAGCCCCAGATCGGGGATGCTGGGCTCCGCCCTTGCCGTGACGGAGGAGGCGAGGTTGATACGAGGTCAGATGATCTCGGAGGGGAGCTGAAGAGGGCAGATCTGGAGTGGACGGTGCCACCGGAGCGGAGAGTCATCGGTACAGAGGGGTCGCTATCTGTGGGGGAGGAGCTACAGCGGCTCCTTGACGACAGCCTGCGAGGCCGACGGGTGTCCTCCAAGTCCCTCAGGGTCAGGATATGATGCACTTTGGGAGGAGCAGACCCTGAGAGCATCAAATAACCAAGAGTGAAACAAAGGCAGCAATGCAAATCTCTGGGGCCTACTTCAAGAATACGCCAAGACATGATACATCTAACACTCAAGAGACAGCAAGAAAATGTCTTCACAAAGACAGACATTATAAAAACTTCATGACAGAGTTGAATGGAGAGAGTCAGAGTGAAGAAATAGAGAAGAACCTTAATCAGAACCCCTCATTGCTATGATGAAAGATCAAATCAAAAAGGTTTAAATGGCTGCAACTCCATGGCCCTGGAAACAAACTGATCTCTATAAATCTATTAACTGGAACATTAAAGAATGCTACTAAATATTTCCACCATTTCACAATATGTAGAAACAGGTATTTCCTGAAGgctttttgaatttttgacCTATACGCATCAAACTTGATACAGAGCACTACAGAGCTCTACAGAACTGACATAAACCAGCCCAATCAGAAAAACAATATGCCCACCATTGACTAATGAACTTGACAAGGGGTGTGACATAATCACCAAACTGGCCATAACTCCAGGACAGTTTGTAAAATCATCATGAAATTTAGTACCATTTACATATGTTACAACATGCTTGCAAAGGCATTTTAAAACAGTCTGTGCCACAACTGCCTGTAAGTCAATGTGGTCAGCTGAATATCATCGACGTAGGTATGCTATGTGTTGGTCTAAATCAGTAAACTACGCTTCTCTGTAAACTGTTCTTCTTTACCTGGAGATGGGAGCGGTCGAGACGATCCTCCTGCTGGTCTCCTGGCCTGTGAGTAACCAGGGGTTTTGGGTCCAGGTGTATTGTGCTGTTTGGAGTTGGGTGACGGGGTGCTTGATTTTACCTCCATGGGTGAGGTGCTTAAACGTTCTGGAGAGATTTctggtgaagaagaaaaagtgtCAAACATACATTGTTCATATATCATGACCTAAAGTATTTAAGAGCTATGTTTAAGTTTTAACTAAAATTACCCCTGCCCACATTCATGGAACAGTTTTTAATGGACAGAGTGTTGTGTCTATTCATTTGTATGGACTTGCTACCCATTTAAGGTAGCACATAAGCTCCCATTGTTTGAGCACAAGCTTCTCCCTTGTATTCACTGTGATGAGTAAGTgactgacaaacagacagataaaagAATGTTGTGTTTGCTCTTGCTCACCCCTGTGGTGTTTGGGACTGTGGACTATGGTGTGGTTCTCTTCTTTGTCCCATCTCGGATCTTGCTCCTCACCTGGGAGAGGAGTgctcacctctgtcaccttgCAGGTGTACTTGCAGCGCTTACGGGGGTCCACCGTGCTCCAGTACAATCGAGAGCATCTGCAAAATGAAGGGAGAAGGGGTGTGTTTAGATGAAAGAGATAACAAGGAGAGATAGCAGAAGGAGAGATAGGGTAAtagagtagaggaagagagactgagggggaaaaaagcaaatgGTTCAATGTAGCTTTTCATATTTGATTGTTAATGGTCAGAGACAGTTATGGTAGCAATAATATCCAGGAGGGCATTATTTACAGTGATTATGGGTACTGTTGTATAATGAGAATGATCACTTACTGATATCCAACAGGATAGAGCATCCTTCCATTTGACGACAGTTCTGACAGCACACCAAGTTTCTGGATCTGCAGAGAGCCTGAAAAGTGAGGCAAGAGTTATGGTGAGTTTCAGCACCGTAAAGGCGGCCTGATTGATGGCAGCAATATTTCATCACCTTATGGAGACGCGTACACTGTATAGGAGTCTAATGACTCAAATCCACACCAGAGAacacctgacatacttacctatGGTCATGTTTATGGATTCTGGCTCAAGGCCTGTGAGGAACTTCCTTCTCAGCGTGATTCCCTCAAAGTCCACGTAGACCCGCCGAGGAACTTCAAACCCGTTCCCAGACACCATCTGGCAATGGAGATGAAGGGGGGTGTGAACCATAAATCAATATGCTACACAGAAAATCAGCAGGTGTGAGGTGTGGAGTTAGTTACTGGTGTTAATTAGAAAAGTGTGCCCTCTTTTGAATAATGGCGGGGTAAGTGAATGGTAGGTGGGTAGAGTGAgtaatgctctctctcccctccctcaacaactgcaTAAACATCAAAATGTCCCTCAGCAAGGCACTTAATTATACTTAATTGCTCCACAtgagctcccaggtgtgaatgacTGCAACtatatgaatgtgaaacagaaaaaggttgaaaacaaaactgtattaaaaaaaaaagtgtcctaGGCGTACCTTTTCACTGACGAGGTCCCTGTGCTTGTAGCAGTACACCTTCCTGTCCTGTTGGAACACACAGTTCTGGATGCGAGCACACATGAAGTGGAAGTTACTCTGGCAGGTGGCGAGACAACAGCCCACAGTGGCCCCTGACTGGCCGCAACGATCACACCGCTGGGGAAGGGAAGCAGGAGCAATGGGGAAAAAAGTCAATCAATTTGTGAAAGAAGTCAATCAATGTGTGTTAGAATTATAACCCTTTTCACACAGGCTTATCACAAAGAGCTTTGTGAAATGTGCAAATTACAATCCTACAACACTTAGAACAAGACACAAATTAACTTTCACATCATCTTAACATCTTCTTTCAATCGTTTATTGCCTGCTAGTAACTTTAGTTCTTCCTTACCAGGTGGCGCCCCCTTGAGACGGCGCAGTGCACTTGCAGCAGAGCACTATTGTCCTCATACACCTCTGCAGACCAAAGGCTGCAGTTAACATGGGCCCACTCATTCTGCCCCAAGTACAACAGACGGCCTTCATCCTATGGGGATGAAAACACAGTAACATCAATTGATAAGAAATAAAGTGtaggaatatatatataagcaAAAATAATACTTCCTGTTtaagtattttactttttttttttttttacttttgaatgcaggaggGAC
This region includes:
- the kmt2ba gene encoding histone-lysine N-methyltransferase 2B produces the protein MAASGGGLSSPANVAGSCNSAPARARFPGRPWAARNRLRSEKRPQRGRLCLDGGEVVTGGPRPVNIGLALSEDPSLLRLLGVTEKHRRQKDAGFDSSGSEEEEDFAGFGTTTVRPQQIPGRPPQSSLLRQAKPPPTPDVSPGGKPLIGKIVPKTPKPALIGKIVQRVPKEGQGVKESPGMDKPVPKIVIKLPGKQVAPSLRARHAGQQASGTQSSTKSEGSVRKTGETVDSTLATRTGSTQNQTATTSAGGTKQDKLVCTLTVVKGREKASRVKEPGEVSEDSEADQAQPQRSVKSMKGSQRGGTKAACGTSQAVALSPKSFNKQQRRRMVKDMGASPEAGAEAGAQSGQDAVMPLECKARDSPNKKASPKKQRKSLYGHRRKPPKNFGGVKTSRIRIRRVFYAYVPELIPAAPKQEREEQLQGQSITPSEGEPSSSSEQVQKSSNNASTPVVSARSSRVIKAPKRFLDEEIIAFPKGSPSNWLKSHVKEEGKQSLSCHESNYDGSSLQSDESVSVVGSPSAVRKMSSKLSPGSGHLEVYKNLKRLTSKLAEKKKGQSNAQGDYTGRGPSLTSPVRKRRRSKLMMEELDSPGVVRKLAVLVNTDVVASSHMPSSMTKEGAGNTEKNNGGEPIAGGSREMLEVSGPSQRIGLSGANKRMLHLLKKAKVQLIKIDQQKQLKLSQLGSRELGVAASGRRRRRVGVSLKDTSPQEQPLGGPRIKHVCRAAAVALGQPRAMVPDDIPRLSALPLHEREGITPSPAVEDVADDDDDGSDHGRAQWVVPQEHIRRRRRRRRGHKFKKRKLLTQYAPGGVRSRRCGSCKGCVIEHDCGKCINCRDKPKFGGPNTKRQCCIYKKCERIEKGKIGRVVKPLKLQARRPSDAMSSDEDGEWGVGTGEEGSSTVTPGDRRQSRRNIKPRSYSSLLKSESEEEETAEKATVKPTAAAPSNQDLAPQDGGSVPGELPSETVKHRRPGPRGSGGRLRAFKNSAECASVNTLAGLSNGFPQKGLLQNKHKIRVDFKEDCAVQNVWLMGGLSVLTSVPTTPQPVCLLCASKGQHEMIYCQICCEPFHSFCLLPEERPQQENKENWCCRRCKFCHVCGRKSKSTKPVLQCRRCQNSYHPSCLGPTYPKPMNCSIPWVCMTCIRCKSCGVTPGKTWDMAWNHEKDLCPDCTSLHNKGNFCPVCHKCYEDNKHDMQMIQCSRCSHWVHSKCEGLSEDLFGLISSQPDGVVFTCSPCSQYQPEPSCWKEELQGRLMSGLEEVLAELLSSSSTQHLIICKACEETSDTDFIIDQQRPVCDLHAMGKKFEGSHYTSVKAFHEDVVSVMRKWLKKEEPLPEDQRPTNQAREHYLKLMERVFSWFHGHFLKIWDPLSEEFPSRMLPEAVVPPSKEHSYAQWLERTYQLPKESRGPQEGNTKSLPPSVTTHKSGAVLSHGVKSDLESSRTKDARQCALCQHYGDSAPNDEGRLLYLGQNEWAHVNCSLWSAEVYEDNSALLQVHCAVSRGRHLRCDRCGQSGATVGCCLATCQSNFHFMCARIQNCVFQQDRKVYCYKHRDLVSEKMVSGNGFEVPRRVYVDFEGITLRRKFLTGLEPESINMTIGSLQIQKLGVLSELSSNGRMLYPVGYQCSRLYWSTVDPRKRCKYTCKVTEVSTPLPGEEQDPRWDKEENHTIVHSPKHHREISPERLSTSPMEVKSSTPSPNSKQHNTPGPKTPGYSQARRPAGGSSRPLPSPGSAPPKVHHILTLRDLEDTRRPRRLSSRSRCSSSPTDSDPSVPMTLRSGGTVHSRSALFSSPPRSSDLVSTSPPPSRQGRSPASPIWGSPPTSPSSISAGLSPRQVAITHSPRGRQFFKITTPVSAEVPQDFLASSEAEDAAVATTNGISLAPDSLEEEVAHLMAQELPYTVFDADTEVAVASMLNAKLEFDEALLNENVALHCGAQGGRGEVEGEAQHEEMQVDNQEHGSADEDSSHYLKFSRTVVVCEASNDSDHSGLPQPPPTQSISQLDGADGGSDSDGSEAVDDDAQDAGGESDETKIHSNQTTPTKTVTVALKRLESMYTKSSVEQETTSVCEPESQAEPPPPVLDACVSNDLSVQEEVLLDSETAASQKEVVLDPATGHFISADDGSVVYLANNTGLDNDDSSSSADSVVGYKDDSDDPDYSPEPRAKKSPIAQVKTIIVKPIQKSTLTANMKRLSPKPCLPQQSKLPKLTLPPRSAQTVNIASASTSPASFRAVPRTVTSPIVINGLNSLPIQPGATRGRTIAIRFDNSKPGTQQPLVIPAQAGASNSAPSAAPPPQVLLVNRQGQILIKDPRSNTYQSLSSNSPAYNRISQIAKMLHSGNTLQRSVPRVLIKHRPSPSGTNSAPASNHTTTSDGRVIVRAVPVNSGGTTAAVRVKNISEPGLSSIQGCTAQAIIERAMASHREMARTQPIILSTARRPNAKTPSQFPVTQHQEQLPVAFPEPSSAVLSEPNMSASSRSQVRIKRVSSVSERPGRKRCKMDFLKDPSSELDGLNEARASGVRMKAPTMKEILDLDQQKVPDEAERSKINTLHQYAASPKPIRPPQVEGPPACTESNSDIQGKTHMWVSARHGDLSEWGPYSGFSSEEDTPAPKHNNRTYMNQPHLRFEITSDDGFSVKADSIEVAWRAVIDGVLEARAGFHLKQLPLSGMSGPRVLGVIHDAVIFLLEQLQGAASCKHHRFRFHRCDDTEEELPLNPSGCARAEVYTRKSTFDMFNFLASQHRELPDMSGPCDEEDDDFPLKSSRRATSTELPMAMRFRHLEKTSKEAVGVYRSAIDGRGLFCKRNIEAGEMVIEYAGTVIRSVLTDKREKYYDSKGIGCYMFRIDDFDVVDATMHGNAARFINHSCEPNCYSRVINVDGHKHIVIFALRKIYRGEELTYDYKFPIEDENNKLHCNCGARRCRRFLN